In Mytilus edulis chromosome 7, xbMytEdul2.2, whole genome shotgun sequence, a single genomic region encodes these proteins:
- the LOC139481454 gene encoding adenosine receptor A3-like — MDNSTAIPHFNVTNIIDLDLNKTLQDYNDEEALRRLAPMIYLVLLMLIGIPGNVLVLIVYPIRFQKSTHRTFIIGLALSDLFVCAVTLPFEITEMRFQYTFYNMWACKFFRACNNLFALSSIFILMGLSGDRYRRVFTPLKLQMTSHHATVIIFFSVCLSFMFSWPNFFISGIRHVKLGQLNITGFDCSLSDQFAKTIYPTVYGGTLFLIFIICMVSLIVIYSLIGRKLCVHIQFRRKFSNVSSSKSTSDTTLSNEQHHVNTSQQYENEVFEDKKDKKEHSEKKLLNKKKSTIKDRKKSTKEDMASKKLTKIAFAVSLAFILSYLPHLTISLLTALKGKFLFAPGPVVSAVLPIVSRSFAINNVVNPIIYAFIDRRFRDGYRYIFKKIICFKKSHSYNL; from the coding sequence ATGGATAATTCAACAGCAATCCCACATTTTAATGTAACCAACATAATAGATCTCGACTTAAACAAAACTTTACAGGATTACAATGATGAAGAAGCTTTACGACGACTGGCACCAATGATCTATCTCGTACTTCTAATGTTAATTGGAATACCAGGCAATGTTTTGGTTCTAATTGTTTATCCTATTAGATTTCAGAAGAGTACTCATCGTACATTTATCATTGGTCTGGCACTTTCAGATTTATTTGTCTGTGCTGTAACTCTGCCTTTTGAGATAACGGAGATGCGATTTCAATATACGTTTTACAACATGTGGGCATGTAAATTTTTTCGCGCCTGTAACAACCTTTTTGCACTGTCGTCGATCTTCATTTTAATGGGACTATCAGGCGACCGATACCGACGTGTGTTTACGCCATTAAAACTTCAAATGACTTCTCACCATGCTACGGTAATCATCTTTTTTAGTGTCTGTTTATCATTCATGTTCTCGTGGCCGAACTTCTTTATCAGTGGAATAAGACATGTAAAACTCGGACAACTCAATATCACAGGATTTGATTGCTCGCTTTCGGATCAATTTGCAAAAACAATATACCCAACTGTGTACGGTGGAACATTGTTTCTAATTTTCATTATCTGTATGGTATCGTTGATTGTTATATACTCGTTAATTGGACGAAAACTTTGCGTACACATCCAGTTTAGGCGGAAATTCTCTAATGTGTCATCGTCTAAGTCAACGTCTGATACAACACTTTCCAATGAGCAACACCATGTAAATACTTCTCAGCAATACGAAAATGAGGTTTTCGAGGACAAAAAGGACAAAAAGGAACACAGTGAAAAGAAACTATTGAACAAGAAAAAGTCAACcatcaaagatagaaaaaaatcaacaaaagaagACATGGCATCGAAGAAACTAACTAAAATCGCATTTGCAGTCAGTCTCGCCTTCATTTTGAGCTACCTGCCGCATTTGACGATATCTTTATTGACGGCCTTGAAAGGTAAATTCCTGTTTGCACCAGGTCCTGTTGTGTCTGCTGTGTTGCCAATAGTATCCAGGTCATTCGCCATAAACAATGTAGTGAACCCTATCATATATGCATTTATTGACAGAAGATTTAGGGATGGCTATAGATATATCTTTaagaaaattatttgttttaaaaagagtCATAGTTATAATCTGTGA
- the LOC139483123 gene encoding uncharacterized protein encodes MAASQELCDICEQRHVTKSSTFWCPECEQAFCNDCNAYHGFSKLSKHHVTVSIQDNSALSLSISQISNTCMDHNEQYQLVCQAHDELLCLKCIEKHDGCKGIIPISKVIENVKKSSLFQETQQSLNDINRNIEMLQNKITKQKGSIKQQEEAILSQISETRNKINDHLDELEEKIRNEVSDITAKLKNDMNQTLQILEHKSGNTNDAEQQLKDMDRNATDVQTFLGLRKISSEAATTESFLQSIIRDHSLDEITLILQINDKISNIINNIKTFGPVKVQTTTCQTSLVRHKSKQAQIVEVKMKTSIADITLKLNKTIKTTVQSIKGIVSLPSGNIALSDYTHSHGEVMIFGSDGVKLSKVIVNNANSFDITYIDDRTLAATSPLHKHKGVCIIDIKEKKISKFIPTNYQCYGIKHLDGSLYVCAMSEGIFKINPQDGSTTAIVISDLPSWSCIDIFDNKMFFTNDGTKSVTCCDMDGKTVWIFKDETILKCPRGLAVDNSGNMYVACRELNRVVVISPDRQQNRHLLSKDEGLESPGPIHFDRKANSLLIANYNQTIFIYGVEN; translated from the coding sequence ATGGCAGCTTCCCAGGAACTCTGTGATATCTGTGAACAACGACATGTTACCAAATCGTCAACTTTCTGGTGTCCCGAGTGTGAACAAGCATTTTGTAATGATTGTAACGCTTACCACGGATTTTCAAAGTTGTCTAAACATCACGTGACTGTATCGATTCAGGACAATTCGGCGCTGTCTTTATCTATTTCACAAATCAGTAATACGTGCATGGACCACAATGAACAATACCAATTGGTTTGCCAAGCTCACGATGAACTTCTCTGTCTTAAATGTATTGAGAAACATGATGGATGCAAAGGTATAATACCCATTAGTAAGGTTATAGAAAACGTTAAAAAGTCGTCACTTTTCCAGGAAACACAACAAAGTTTGaacgatataaatagaaatatagaaatgctacaaaataaaataacgaaACAAAAAGGAAGTATCAAGCAACAAGAAGAGGCTATATTGTCCCAGATCAGCGAAACAAGGAACAAGATTAATGATCACTTAGATGAATTGGAAGAGAAGATAAGAAATGAAGTCTCTGACATTACAGCAAAATTAAAGAATGATATGAACCAAACTCTACAGATACTAGAACATAAGAGTGGTAACACTAACGATGCTGAACAACAATTAAAAGATATGGACAGGAATGCAACCGACGTTCAAACGTTCCTTGGATTGCGGAAGATCTCGTCAGAAGCAGCAACTACTGAGTCGTTCCTGCAGTCGATCATTAGAGATCATAGCTTGGATGAAATTACTTTGATTCTGCAAATTAATGACAAAATAAGCAACATTATCAATAATATCAAAACATTTGGACCAGTAAAGGTACAGACAACTACTTGTCAAACTTCTCTCGTCAGGCATAAAAGTAAACAAGCTCAAATAGTAGaggtaaaaatgaaaacatcaatTGCTGATATCACATTAAAGCTaaacaaaaccataaaaacaaCAGTTCAAAGCATTAAAGGAATAGTTTCTCTACCAAGCGGAAACATCGCCTTGAGTGACTATACTCACTCTCACGGGGAAGTAATGATCTTTGGTTCTGACGGCGTAAAACTTAGTAAAGTCATAGTTAATAATGCCAACTCATTTGATATAACATATATAGATGACAGAACGTTAGCTGCAACATCACCTTTGCACAAACACAAAGGCGTCTGTATTATCGATATTAAggaaaagaaaatatcaaagttTATTCCAACAAACTATCAGTGCTATGGAATAAAACACCTCGATGGGTCATTGTACGTTTGTGCAATGAGTGAGggaattttcaaaataaaccCTCAGGACGGCAGTACTACAGCTATCGTCATTTCTGATTTACCGTCATGGTCGtgtattgatatttttgataataaaatgttttttaccAACGATGGCACTAAAAGTGTTACCTGTTGTGACATGGACGGAAAGACAGTTTGGATATTTAAAGATGAGACTATCTTGAAGTGTCCACGAGGCTTAGCAGTTGATAACTCCGGAAACATGTATGTAGCTTGTAGAGAATTAAATCGAGTCGTAGTGATATCCCCTGATAGACAACAAAACAGACATCTTTTGTCTAAAGATGAAGGATTGGAAAGTCCTGGTCCGATTCATTTCGACAGAAAAGCCAATAGTCTTTTAATTGCAAATTATAATCAAACCATTTTCATCTATGGAGTTGAAAATTAA
- the LOC139483122 gene encoding uncharacterized protein: MSIPIVVYLDDGWGTAENSEICENMALQVKSDLEKSGFVVNNKKSVWTPVQIMEWLGFNWNLKDGTLEIPVKKFENLKNIISALFECNIHITCRNLAKVCGKIISMLPALGSICQIMTRHLHMTICCRDYWDSFVYLNENVIQELRFWYFYCEKISFRHISYFHRMPERIVFSDASEYAGAGYIVGSNNVAHFMWDKSEKTKSSTWRELKAVSNILQSVHNQLSGKLVKIYTDNQNVTKIIRKGSMKSELQDIALDVFNICLDNNIVLEIEWILRDKNIQADELSKIFDFDDWGVSDIIFKYFDRLWGPFNCDLFADSRNKKVSRFFSKFFTPGTSGVDAFAYDWSAFNNWIVPPIYLITRTQWKQFEELANDSRFAKIVSALPSIVEASSSKSTVKKYKFYFGKFRIWCSDCQLEFSPANSTTVCFYIGSLIQQGVGVSVLESNFYSIKWYHDINFKYNPCSDKLLSNILEGGRRILSKPINKKEPITTDILKLIVSRYGSEHDLSNLRVCLLCLLGFSGFLRYSELAKIKRNNIVFYDTHVEITIDKSKTDIYRRGNTVIIARTGNETCPVKWLKIYLKLAGLESDSDYFIFRSLSFLKSQGVYKLSKNNTSLSYTRAREILLKALEDIGLDKSKFGLHSLRSGGATSAANNGVSDRLLKAHGRWSSDQSKDGYIKDNLHRQLVVSLNLGI, translated from the exons ATGAGTATTCCTATTGTGGTTTATTTAGATGACGGGTGGGGAACTGCAGAAAATTCAGAAATATGTGAAAATATGGCTTTACAGGTTAAAAGTGATCTAGAAAAATCTGGTTTCgttgtaaataataaaaagagTGTATGGACACCTGTTCAAATTATGGAATGGCTAGGTTTTAATTGGAATTTAAAAGACGGAACTTTAGAAATACCTGTGAAAAAATTTGagaatttaaaaaacataatatcTGCTTTATTTGAATGTAATATACATATCACTTGTAGAAATTTAGCTAAAGTGTGTGGAAAAATAATTTCTATGTTACCAGCATTAGGCAGTATTTGTCAAATTATGACAAGACATTTACATATGACTATCTGTTGTAGAGATTATTGGGATTCTTTTGTATATTTGAATGAAAATGTTATTCAAGAACTTAGATTTTGGTATTTTTACTGTGAAAAAATTAGTTTTAggcatatttcatattttcatagaATGCCCGAGAGAATTGTTTTTTCTGATGCCAGCGAATATGCAGGTGCTGGTTATATTGTAGGTTCAAATAATGTCGCTCATTTTATGTGGGATAAATCAGAAAAAACCAAGAGTTCAACTTGGAGAGAATTAAAAGCAGTAAGCAATATTTTACAGTCTGTACATAATCAATTGAGTGGAAAACTTGTAAAAATTTACACCGATAATCAGAATGTGACTAAGATTATTAGAAAAGGTAGTATGAAGTCAGAGCTTCAGGACATAGCTTTAGatgtttttaatatatgtttagataacaatattgtattagAAATTGAATGGATCCTGAGAGATAAAAATATTCAAGCTGACGAATTGAGCAAAATTTTCGATTTTGATGATTGGGGTGTTtcagatattatttttaaatattttgatagatTATGGGGTCCATTCAATTGTGATTTATTTGCTGACAGTAGAAATAAAAAAGTATCTAGGTTCTTCTCAAAGTTTTTTACACCTGGTACCTCCGGTGTTGATGCATTTGCATATGACTGGTCAGCATTTAATAACTGGATAGTTCCTCCTATTTATTTGATTACTAGG ACTCAATGGAAACAGTTCGAAGAATTAGCCAATGATTCTAGATTTGCCAAAATTGTCAGTGCATTGCCATCAATTGTGGAAGCGTCTAGCTCAAAATCTACTgttaaaaagtataaattttattttggaaaatttcGTATTTGGTGTTCCGATTGCCAACTTGAATTTTCTCCGGCTAATTCAACTACAGTATGTTTTTATATCGGTTCACTGATACAGCAAGGTGTTGGCGTGTCAGTTTTAGAATCTAACTTTTATTCAATTAAATGGTATCATGACATTAACTTTAAATACAATCCTTGTTCTGATAAGTTGTTATCTAATATTCTGGAAGGCGGTCGTAGAATTTTGAGTAAACCCATCAACAAAAAAGAGCCTATTACTACTGACATTTTAAAGTTAATTGTTTCTAGATACGGCTCCGAACATGATTTGTCTAATTTAAGAGTGTGTTTACTATGTCTTCTTGGATTTTCCGGTTTCTTACGCTACAGCGAGTTAGCTAAgataaaaagaaacaacattGTTTTTTATGATACTCATGTTGAGATTACTATTGATAAGAGTAAAACAGACATTTATAGAAGAGGAAACACGGTTATAATTGCTAGGACCGGGAATGAAACGTGTCCTGTTAAGTGgttaaaaatttatttgaaattagcTGGTTTAGAATCTGAttctgattattttatttttcggtCTTTGTCATTTTTGAAATCACAAGGTGTATACAAACTAAGCAAAAACAATACATCCTTATCGTACACTAGAGCTCGTGAGATATTACTTAAGGCATTGGAAGACATTGGTTTGGATAAATCTAAATTCGGGTTGCATAGTCTGAGAAGTGGAGGTGCTACCTCAGCAGCTAATAACGGGGTTTCTGATAGATTATTGAAGGCCCACGGTAGATGGTCATCAGATCAGTCGAAAGATGGTTATATTAAGGACAATTTACATCGTCAGTTGGTAGTATCTTTGAATCTTGGCATCTAA
- the LOC139481453 gene encoding uncharacterized protein, protein MAATHNLCDICDQRHVTKSSAFWCPECEQAFCDDCNTYHGFSKLSKHHVTVSIKDHLALSSSISQISNMCMEHNEQYQMVCQAHDELLCLKCIENHDGCKGIIPTSKIIENVKKSSLFQETQHSLKDINGNIKALRSELNKQLGSIKQQEETIFAQISDTRNKINDHLDTLEKKIRNEVAEVTAKLNYDKNQTLQILESKNDSTKNAEQQIKDLEMYATDIQTYLGLRHISAGAAATESYLKSIFGDDCMTEITLIFKTDNKMDNIIDEVPAFGSIKAQKSPFQLPLVTYKNKQAQLVGSRLKSITEIKLRLRKTIKTKLLNIKGIVVLPSGNIILTDYSSGNVVVFSTDWKILNTGSFESAFPVDVTYIDNKTVVTTSSTETCKGVNIIDINTENVIKFIPTIALCYGITYHNGSLVVCASTMGIFKVDPQNGASTDIITTDLPSWSYIEMFDDKIYYTNQQTETVNCCDKNGKAIWTFKDKNILRNPHGIAVDNSGYVYIACSTLHRVVVVSPDGQQNRQLLSSDNGLESPFAMHYDRNSNCLLIANEKQTVCTYEIIN, encoded by the coding sequence ATGGCAGCTACCCATAACCTTTGTGATATCTGTGACCAACGACATGTTACCAAATCGTCCGCTTTCTGGTGTCCCGAGTGTGAACAAGCATTTTGTGATGATTGTAACACTTACCACGGATTTTCAAAGTTGTCTAAACATCACGTGACTGTATCGATTAAGGACCATTTGGCGCTGTCTTCATCTATTTCACAAATCAGTAATATGTGCATGGAACACAATGAACAATACCAAATGGTTTGCCAAGCTCACGATGAACTTCTCTGTCTTAAATGTATTGAGAACCATGATGGATGCAAAGGTATAATACCCACAAGTAAGATTATAGAAAACGTTAAAAAGTCGTCACTTTTCCAGGAAACACAACACAGTTTGAAAGATATAAATGGTAATATAAAAGCTCTGCGGAGTGAACTTAATAAACAACTAGGAAGTATAAAGCAGCAAGAAGAGACAATATTTGCCCAGATTAGCGACACCAGGAACAAGATTAATGACCACTTAGATACATTGGAAAAGAAGATCAGAAATGAAGTTGCTGAGGTAACAGCAAAACTGAATTATGATAAGAACCAAACACTTCAGATCCTAGAAAGCAAGAATGATAGCACCAAAAATGCTGAACAACAAATAAAGGATCTTGAAATGTACGCGACCGACATTCAAACGTACCTAGGATTACGGCATATCTCGGCAGGAGCAGCTGCTACCGAGTCGTACCTGAAGTCGATCTTTGGAGATGATTGCATGACTGAAATTACTTTAATTTTCAAAACTGATAACAAAATGGACAACATAATCGATGAAGTCCCTGCATTTGGGTCGATAAAGGCACAGAAGTCGCCATTTCAACTTCCCCTCGTCACATACAAAAACAAGCAAGCTCAACTGGTAGGATCTAGACTAAAATCTATCACTGAAATCAAATTAAGGTTAAGGAAAACCATTAAAACAAAACTGTTAAATATCAAAGGAATCGTTGTTCTACCTAGTGGAAACATTATTTTAACAGATTACAGTAGCGGAAATGTAGTTGTATTCAGTACCGATTGGAAAATACTAAATACAGGCTCGTTTGAGTCGGCTTTTCCAGTAGATGTAACATATATTGATAATAAAACTGTAGTTACAACGTCAAGTACAGAAACATGTAAAGGTGTAAATATCATAGATATTAATACAGAGAACGTAATTAAGTTCATACCAACAATCGCTCTGTGCTATGGAATAACATACCACAATGGTTCATTGGTCGTTTGTGCATCTACCATGGGTATATTCAAAGTTGACCCCCAGAACGGAGCTAGTACTGATATTATCACGACTGATTTACCTTCATGGTCATATATTGAAATGTTTGATGATAAAATCTATTATACAAACCAACAAACTGAAACCGTGAATTGTTGTGACAAGAACGGTAAGGCGATATGGAcatttaaagacaaaaatatattgaGAAATCCACATGGTATAGCAGTAGATAACAGCGGATACGTGTACATTGCGTGTTCAACACTACATCGAGTTGTAGTGGTATCTCCTGATGGACAACAAAACAGACAACTTTTGTCTAGTGACAATGGATTGGAAAGTCCATTTGCGATGCATTATGACCGAAATAGCAATTGTCTGTTGATTGCAAATGAAAAGCAAACTGTTTGTACATACGAAAtcataaattaa